A single region of the Drosophila miranda strain MSH22 chromosome 2, D.miranda_PacBio2.1, whole genome shotgun sequence genome encodes:
- the LOC108157418 gene encoding luciferin 4-monooxygenase-like, translating into MPYGPEITYDDTLKVWSGGERANYFAPHLSIGEIIFREMERHPTLIAQISATEKTVLTREEVRFNAMRVATYMRGLGLKQCDIVGLIARNTTHLVAVAYACFFNGMPFHSLNISYEQDTIEKLFSITRPRLIFCDGDEYERVLAATEHIKLETTIITMRNHPSGSLRIQDILATPIEDNFQPALLEQGPDQTLAILCSSGTTGVPKAVTITNSQQVLLTFFRLTSNDVQYTHSTLDWISGLITIISAGVFSTTSIIADNVFDPALLCRMIKEYKITFIFQCPSHMAMLANCPEFETCDLSGIRFYIYGGSNCSLKVQNRIRSRLSHDCLHFAYAVTELNSVGCTNLHFDEKPNSVGRPIKGINLKIINEQGGALGPNETGQVCFLNGQNWSGYYGNPEETLIIRDSEKWLHTGDLGYMDEDGFLYIIDRQKDMLKYHNIMYYPNEIETVISQMQNVAEVCVFGVWDAVNGDEAAASVVKRHGSELHAQDVVDYVNQSIDAKYKKLNAGAIIVDDLKRSANGKTNRHATKAHFLEITNKRAFGEQSI; encoded by the exons ATGCCGTACGGCCCGGAAATCACCTACGATGATACGCTCAAGGTGTGGAGTGGGGGCGAAAGAGCGAACTATTTCGCTCCGCACCTTTCCATTGGGGAGATCATCTTCCGGGAGATGGAAAGGCATCCGACACTCATTGCACAG ATCTCAGCCACTGAGAAGACCGTGTTGACACGGGAGGAGGTGCGTTTTAATGCGATGCGTGTGGCCACCTATATGCGAGGACTTGGCCTAAAGCAATGTGATATTGTGGGCCTCATAGCCAGGAACACCACGCACCTGGTGGCCGTGGCCTACGCCTGCTTTTTCAATGGAATGCCGTTCCACTCCCTGAACATCTCCTACGAGCAGGACACCATAGAGAAGCTGTTCAGCATTACCAGACCCCGTCTGATCTTCTGCGATGGGGATGAGTACGAGAGAGTTCTGGCAGCCACCGAGCACATCAAGCTGGAGACCACAATCATAACCATGCGAAATCACCCTTCGGGATCCCTGCGGATTCAGGATATCCTGGCAACACCCATTGAGGATAACTTCCAGCCAGCACTTCTGGAGCAGGGCCCCGATCAGACCTTGGCCATTCTCTGCTCCTCGGGGACCACGGGCGTTCCAAAGGCAGTCACGATTACAAACAGTCAACAGGTTCTTTTGACCTTTTT TCGTCTAACCTCCAATGATGTGCAATATACACACAGCACCCTAGATTGGATATCGGGTCTTATAACCATCATTAGCGCCGGGGTATTCAGCACAACTAGCATTATTGCCGACAATGTTTTCGATCCTGCTCTCCTGTGTCGTATGATCAAAGAATACAAGATAACATTCATCTTTCAATGTCCTTCACACATGGCCATGCTGGCCAACTGTCCGGAATTCGAAACATGTGATCTGTCAGGCATTCGGTTCTACATTTACGGTGGATCCAACTGCTCCTTGAAGGTTCAGAATCGAATACGTAGTCGCCTTAGCCACGACTGCCTGCACTTTGCGTACGCTGTAACAGAGCTGAACAGCGTGGGCTGTACTAATCTTCACTTTGACGAAAAACCCAACTCCGTGGGTCGCCCGATAAAAGGAATCAATCTAAAGATAATCAATGAACAGGGTGGGGCCCTGGGACCAAACGAAACGGGTCAAGTCTGCTTTCTCAATGGTCAGAATTGGTCGGGTTATTATGGGAACCCAGAAGAGACTCTCATAATTCGGGACTCAGAGAAGTGGCTGCATACTGGAGATCTGGGCTATATGGACGAAGATGGCTTCCTATACATAATTGATCGGCAAAAGGACATGCTAAAGTACCACAACATCATGTATTATCCCAACGAGATAGAGACAGTCATCTCCCAGATGCAGAATGTAGCCGAGGTCTGTGTCTTCGGGGTTTGGGATGCAGTCAATGGGGATGAGGCCGCAGCTTCTGTGGTGAAGCGGCATGGCTCTGAACTGCACGCCCAGGATGTTGTGGACTACGTAAACCAGTCCATCGATGCCAAGTACAAGAAACTGAACGCAGGAGCCATCATTGTAGATGATCTGAAGCGCAGTGCCAATGGAAAAACTAATCGACATGCGACCAAAGCTCACTTCCTGGAAATCACCAATAAGAGGGCGTTCGG
- the LOC108157842 gene encoding 4-coumarate--CoA ligase 1-like, which translates to MPDKPESKYDPRLKVWSGGERSNYFAPHLSIGEIIFREMERHPKLIAQISATEKTVLTREEVRFNAMRVATYIRGLGLKQCDIVGFIARNTTHLVAVAYACFFNGMPFHSLNISYEQDTIEKLFSITRPRLIFCDGDEYERVLAATEHIKLDTTIITMRNHPSGSLRIQDILATPIEDNFQPALLEQGPGQTLAILCSSGTTGVPKAVTFTNSQQILWSCTPMTTDVVQYSHSTLDWFSGLSVCINAGVFSTTSIIADNKFDSAFLCRIIEEYKITFLAQSPSQMAMLVSCPEFDASDLSSIRYYVYGGTACSVEMQHRMRRRLKQADCLVFSYNLTEMNSLGCLNHHFDEKPNSVGRPVKGIRVKIINEKGEALGPSEVGEVCFYSGQHWSGYYGNPEETRIMVDSQRWLHTGDMGYMDPDGFLYLVDRKKDMLKYQSIMYYPSEIERVISQIPDVAEVCVFGVWDEVNGDEAAASVVKKPGTQLSPQDVVKFVKEHIGAKYKQLNAGAIIVEDLVRSPNGKTHRVATKAHFLEVSNRNRT; encoded by the exons ATGCCGGATAAGCCAGAATCCAAATACGATCCAAGGCTCAAGGTCTGGAGTGGTGGAGAAAGATCTAATTATTTCGCACCGCACCTTTCCATTGGGGAGATCATCTTCCGAGAGATGGAAAGGCATCCGAAGCTCATTGCACAG ATCTCAGCCACTGAGAAGACGGTGCTGACTCGGGAGGAGGTGCGTTTCAATGCGATGCGTGTGGCCACCTATATCCGAGGACTTGGCCTAAAGCAATGTGATATTGTGGGCTTCATAGCCAGGAACACCACGCACCTGGTGGCCGTGGCCTACGCCTGCTTTTTCAATGGAATGCCGTTCCACTCCCTGAACATCTCCTACGAGCAGGACACCATAGAGAAGCTGTTCAGCATTACCAGACCCCGTCTGATCTTCTGCGATGGGGATGAGTACGAGAGAGTTCTGGCAGCCACCGAGCACATCAAGCTGGACACCACAATCATAACCATGCGAAATCACCCTTCGGGATCCCTGCGGATTCAGGATATCCTGGCAACACCCATTGAGGATAACTTCCAGCCAGCACTTCTGGAGCAGGGCCCCGGTCAGACCTTGGCCATTCTCTGCTCCTCGGGGACCACGGGCGTTCCAAAGGCAGTCACTTTCACTAACAGCCAACAGATTCTATGGAGCTGCAC TCCCATGACAACCGATGTGGTTCAGTACTCGCACAGCACCCTGGACTGGTTCTCGGGACTCTCCGTTTGCATTAACGCTGGAGTGTTCAGCACCACAAGCATTATTGCCGATAACAAGTTCGATTCTGCCTTCCTGTGTCGTATCATCGAGGAGTACAAAATAACATTCCTCGCTCAGAGCCCTTCCCAAATGGCCATGCTGGTGAGCTGCCCAGAGTTCGACGCGTCTGATCTGTCGAGCATCCGGTATTACGTTTACGGAGGCACTGCCTGCTCCGTCGAGATGCAGCATCGAATGCGCAGGCGTCTTAAGCAGGCGGACTGTCTGGTCTTTAGCTATAACTTAACGGAGATGAACAGCTTGGGTTGCTTGAACCATCACTTTGACGAAAAACCCAACTCCGTGGGCCGCCCGGTGAAAGGAATCAGAGTCAAGATAATCAATGAAAAGGGCGAGGCCCTGGGTCCCAGTGAAGTCGGTGAAGTCTGTTTTTATAGTGGTCAGCATTGGTCGGGCTATTACGGGAATCCAGAGGAGACGCGCATAATGGTTGACTCTCAGAGGTGGCTACACACCGGTGATATGGGCTACATGGACCCAGACGGCTTTCTATACCTCGTGGACCGCAAGAAGGATATGCTCAAGTATCAGAGCATCATGTATTATCCAAGCGAAATAGAGAGAGTGATCTCTCAGATCCCTGACGTAGCCGAGGTCTGTGTCTTCGGTGTGTGGGATGAAGTGAATGGCGACGAGGCCGCTGCCTCTGTGGTAAAGAAGCCTGGCACCCAACTCTCACCTCAAGATGTTGTGAAGTTTGTAAAGGAACATATTGGGGCCAAGTACAAGCAGCTGAACGCAGGAGCCATCATTGTGGAGGATCTGGTACGAAGTCCGAACGGAAAAACCCACCGAGTCGCCACAAAAGCGCACTTTCTAGAGGTCTCAAACAGAAACAGGACTTAG